A window from Hemicordylus capensis ecotype Gifberg chromosome 2, rHemCap1.1.pri, whole genome shotgun sequence encodes these proteins:
- the LOC128347037 gene encoding uncharacterized protein LOC128347037 isoform X1, translating to MHKRCDQSHRTATKALQSSFPAGICWMGISIFLFLPTPRESRPGQKYHEVESFNFIYVYIYIPLFLHGAQNCVPGSREEIASSEATAERKRSLGKDYHSLCLKCYHCRRQLSPGQHAEYDDKPYCTYCYLQHFGPRGTRPLSASSSFTTSPSSKVPSAVRKTS from the exons ATGCACAAGAGATGCGACCAGAGCCACAGAACGGCCACGAAAGCCCTCCAGAGCTCGTTCCCAGCTGGCATTTGCTGGATGGGTATATCtattttcctttttctccccACACCAAGGGAATCAAGGCCAGGACAAAAGTACCATGAAGTGgaatcttttaattttatttatgtttacatttatatcccactcttcctccatggagcccagaactgcgtgcctggcagcagggaggaaattGCTTCCAGTGAAGCAACGG CTGAGCGGAAGCGTTCTCTAGGCAAAGACTACCATTCCCTTTGTCTGAAGTGCTACCATTGCAGAAGGCAGCTCAGCCCTGGCCAGCACGCTGAG TATGATGACAAGCCCTACTGCACCTATTGCTATCTTCAGCACTTTGGACCAAGAG gaaCAAGACCACTATCAGCCAGCTCTTCCTTTACTACATCTCCTTCTTCTAAGGTTCCATCTGCAGTCCGAAAGACCTCTTAA